The Leifsonia williamsii genome includes a region encoding these proteins:
- a CDS encoding C40 family peptidase, whose protein sequence is MANPGTPGSQDHPNETSLETASPASRRALRSAAAAKPAPSAGKSGAARKKGGWIVNVGVMTVATGLIATMSLPAFAFNPDGAEKAGFGPSASDTMKKAQSQSVEVGGVASAAVNREEASATSETELQSRKAAEAAAAAAAAAAEAARQQAAVQLTNYANSYAGPSASDFLANPAYPNFSLSSVFSVAQQYIGTPYVYGGSTPAGFDCSGYVMFVYSQFGISLPHSVSGQAAAGTRISIEDAQPGDLVIMPGHDGFYAGNGNILDAPTEGKSVSIRPIWTSDYYIVRLGI, encoded by the coding sequence TTGGCAAACCCAGGCACGCCCGGTTCCCAGGACCACCCGAACGAAACATCTCTCGAAACCGCTTCCCCCGCCTCCCGCCGCGCCCTGCGCAGCGCCGCGGCGGCGAAGCCCGCACCCTCCGCCGGCAAGAGCGGAGCCGCCCGCAAGAAGGGCGGCTGGATCGTCAACGTCGGCGTCATGACCGTCGCCACCGGCCTCATCGCCACGATGTCGCTCCCCGCCTTCGCGTTCAACCCGGACGGCGCCGAGAAGGCCGGGTTCGGCCCGAGCGCCTCCGACACCATGAAGAAGGCCCAGTCGCAGAGCGTCGAGGTGGGCGGCGTCGCCTCCGCGGCGGTCAACCGCGAGGAGGCCTCCGCCACCAGCGAGACCGAGCTGCAGTCGCGCAAGGCCGCCGAGGCCGCGGCCGCCGCTGCAGCAGCAGCCGCTGAGGCCGCCCGCCAGCAGGCCGCCGTGCAGCTCACCAACTACGCGAACAGCTACGCCGGCCCGTCGGCCTCCGACTTCCTGGCGAACCCGGCGTACCCGAACTTCTCGCTCTCGTCGGTCTTCTCGGTCGCCCAGCAGTACATCGGCACCCCGTACGTGTACGGTGGCTCGACCCCGGCCGGCTTCGACTGCTCCGGCTACGTGATGTTCGTCTACTCGCAGTTCGGCATCTCGCTCCCGCACTCCGTGTCGGGACAGGCCGCCGCGGGTACCCGCATCTCCATCGAGGACGCCCAGCCGGGAGACCTCGTGATCATGCCCGGTCACGACGGCTTCTACGCCGGCAACGGCAACATCCTCGATGCCCCGACCGAGGGCAAGTCGGTCTCCATCCGGCCCATCTGGACCAGCGACTACTACATCGTCCGCCTCGGCATCTGA